Proteins from one Malaya genurostris strain Urasoe2022 chromosome 2, Malgen_1.1, whole genome shotgun sequence genomic window:
- the LOC131430856 gene encoding zinc finger protein 664-like, translated as MKSDQIQDVMPNEENQSSSYITVTNDLPKQHKCQICDKTFAKKSALYSHFLLHDNKRPFSCDICGKSFALTSHLRRHMTAHTKNNTLTCDVCGREFCDNTSLNFHKNIHTGERPYKCTVCEKGFYAKTNFTQHMRSHAGESFECAVCGKSFVTNVKLTKHMVTHTGDFHFKCDVCGRGFSSTTRLRDHKNMHTGDRPYQCAICGKKFANKDSIKQHTSLHTGIRYRCEVCGKEYSLKSRLTWHERVHKTEHSIDSLLIESTDHEGVIQTKQENATNESTNLNGMINEHSPSNSNCNALDLEQKPFKSGSNKINTSEIKFDQVRGVIQTKEDDSPNQHKCLICKQHFADKSDLLKHLPSCNIRERKRNFPKQSYRPHKCTICRKKFATKVELDKHMSVHKGDYTYKCDVCGKGFKQKSRFIDHKNIHTGERPYQCGVCGKDYATKRVLNIHITLHAGDRHQCEECGKEYANKFVLKLHKRVHTTTS; from the exons ATGAAATCCGACCAGATACAGGATGTGATGCCAAACGAGGAGAACCAATCCAGCAGCTATATCACCGTAACGAATGATCttccaaaacaacacaaatgtcAGATTTGCGATAAAACATTCGCCAAGAAGAGTGCTCTCTACTCTCACTTCTTATTGCATGACAACAAGCGGCCATTCAGCTGTGATATTTGTGGGAAAAGCTTTGCTTTGACGAGTCACCTAAGGAGGCATATGACCGCACATACGAAGAACAACACGCTCACGTGTGATGTATGTGGCAGAGAATTTTGTGACAATACATCATTGAATTTCCACAAAAATATTCATACTGGTGAGCGACCGTACAAATGCACTGTATGCGAAAAAGGTTTCTACGCTAAAACGAATTTTACCCAACACATGCGTTCTCATGCAGGCGAGTCTTTCGAATGCGCTGTATGTGGGAAAAGTTTTGTCACTAATGTTAAACTAACCAAACACATGGTTACACACACGGgcgattttcatttcaaatgtGATGTGTGCGGAAGAGGGTTCAGCAGCACAACGCGTTTAAGAGATCACAAAAACATGCATACGGGAGATCGACCTTATCAATGCGCTATATGcggaaaaaaatttgccaataaAGATAGCATCAAACAACATACATCACTTCACACGGGTATTCGGTATAGGTGTGAAGTGTGTGGCAAAGAATACTCTCTAAAGTCTAGATTGACATGGCACGAACGCGTTCATAAGACTGAGCATTCAATTGATTCCCTGTTGATCGAATCAACAGACCACGAAGGCGTTATTCAAACCAAACAGGAAAATGCAACAAACGAATCAACAAATCTCAACGGTATGATAAATGAACATTCACCATCAAATAGCAACTGCAATGCGCTTGATTTAGAGCAAAAACCGTTCAAGTCTGGTAGCAATAAAATCAATACATC tGAAATTAAATTCGACCAGGTACGGGGTGTTATTCAAACGAAAGAGGACGATTCTCCAAATCAGCACAAATGCTTGATTTGTAAACAACATTTCGCCGACAAGAGCGATCTTCTGAAGCACCTTCCATCTTGCAACATACgcgaaagaaaaagaaacttTCCGAAGCAGAGTTATCGTCCGCACAAATGCACTATATGTCGCAAAAAATTTGCTACAAAGGTTGAACTGGACAAACACATGTCAGTACACAAGGGTGATTATACGTATAAGTGTGATGTGTGTGGCAAAGGATTCAAGCAAAAATCACGTTTCATAGACCACAAAAACATTCATACAGGAGAGCGGCCTTATCAATGCGGTGTATGCGGAAAAGACTACGCCACCAAACGTGTCCTAAACATTCACATAACACTTCACGCAGGTGATCGGCATCAATGTGAAGAGTGCGGCAAAGAATACGCTAATAAATTCGTCTTGAAATTGCACAAACGCGTTCATACAACTACGAGTTAG
- the LOC131432294 gene encoding dihydropyrimidinase-like has protein sequence MADPAPGNKLPIHLQSAQNRLYIKQGQVVNHDGIQQADVYIEDGKIRYVGSGADFVVPEDCRTIDATGRMLLPGGIDPHTHFQMEFGGTVSIDDFYQGTKAAVAGGTTTVIDFVIPKKGESLLTAYDTWRARADPKVVCDYGLHVAITWWSKSVRDEMKILCRERGVSSFKCFMAYKGLFQVTDSEMYEIFETCKELGAVALVHAENGDVIVENVQRLLNAGITGPEGHELSRTEEVEAEAVTRACMIAHQTKCPLYVVHVMSKSAGIEFTRARHRYSEVGIFGETLAAALGTDGTHYWDKCWHHAASHVTSPPLRPDQTTPEFLMNMLAQDDLQTTASDNCTFTKRQRELGLSDFSKIPDGINGVEDRMSVVWEKGVQTGLIDPQRFVAITSTNAAKIFNLYPRKGRIAPGSDADVLIWDPKKVRTISASTHHQATDFNIFEGMKCHGVPEFVIVRGRVCVENGVLRVTEGQGSLLKTSVFSPFVYDIQKDITDSNDDDKSSRNRLQSLDLNQKHNTDIPKP, from the exons ATACGTCGGCTCGGGTGCGGATTTTGTCGTCCCAGAAGACTGCCGCACGATAGATGCTACAGGCAGGATGCTCCTTCCGGGTGGTATCGATCCACACACTCATTTTCAGATGGAGTTTGGGGGCACCGTGTCTATTGATGACTTTTACCAGGGTACCAAAGCGGCCGTTGCCGGCGGAACGACCACAGTCA TTGAttttgttatcccgaaaaaaggAGAATCTCTGCTGACGGCTTATGACACGTGGCGAGCCCGAGCGGACCCGAAAGTGGTCTGCGATTATGGGTTGCACGTCGCTATTACCTGGTGGTCCAAATCAGTTCGAGATGAAATGAAGATTCTATGCCGAGAACGGGGCGTGAGCTCATTCAAATGTTTCATGGCGTACAAGGGTTTGTTCCAGGTGACCGACAGTGAGATGTACGAAatattcgaaacttgcaaagaACTCGGTGCAGTTGCTCTGGTTCATGCCGAGAACGGAGACGTAATTGTCGAGAACGTGCAAAGATTACTGAATGCGGGTATCACCGGGCCCGAGGGCCATGAGCTGTCCCGCACGGAAGAAGTGGAAGCCGAGGCAGTGACCAGAGCTTGCATGATTGCCCACCAG ACCAAATGTCCTTTATACGTAGTCCATGTGATGAGCAAATCGGCCGGTATTGAGTTTACACGTGCTCGACACCGTTACAGTGAAGTAGGTATTTTCGGAGAAACCCTAGCGGCCGCCTTAGGCACCGATGGTACGCATTACTGGGACAAATGCTGGCACCACGCTGCCAGTCATGTCACGAGCCCTCCTCTCAGACCGGATCAAACGACACCCGAATTTTTGATGAATATGCTCGCTCA AGATGATTTGCAAACAACTGCCAGTGACAACTGCACCTTCACCAAGAGGCAAAGAGAACTTGGACTAAGTGACTTTTCTAAGATTCCTGATGGCATAAACGGAGTCGAGGATCGTATGTCGGTCGTTTGGGAGAAGGGAGTGCAAACAGGATTGATCGATCCGCAACGGTTCGTGGCCATCACCAGTACCAACGCGGCCAAGATCTTCAATCTGTATCCTCGCAAGGGCCGTATCGCGCCCGGCTCGGATGCGGACGTACTTATTTGGGATCCAAAGAAGGTACGCACAATCTCGGCCTCAACGCATCATCAGGCGACCGATTTCAACATCTTCGAGGGCATGAAGTGCCACGGGGTACCGGAGTTTGTAATTGTACGTGGTCGTGTCTGCGTGGAAAATGGTGTACTTCGAGTGACCGAAGGCCAGGGTTCCCTTCTGAAGACTTCGGTCTTTTCACCGTTTGTGTACGATATACAGAAGGACATCACAGATAGCAATGATGATGACAAAAGTTCCCGAAATAGATTACAGAGTCTGGATTTGAATCAGAAACACAACACCGATATCCCGAAGCCTTAA